CCGTTAGATTCTTCTTATCCTTCTTGTATTGCAATGAAAGCGGCTCAAATGCAGAGTAAAGAAAAAGCGATTTCTTTTATGCGTATTCTTCGCGAAAAGCTTTATCTCGATAAAAAGAATATTGCAAAATGGGAAAACATAGCAGAAGCTGCAAAAATTGCTGGTTTTGATGTACAGAAACTAAAAGCAGATTATGATGATGCCGAAGAACTCTTTCAAGAAGATTTAAATCTTGGAAAGGCTCTTGGAGTAAGAGGTTTTCCAACATTATTTTTTGCCGATACTGATAATAATCAGCTTATTGTTTATGGTTCTAAACCTTATGCTTCTTATGAAAATGCGTTATTAGCATTATTTCCCGAAGCAAAGAAGAAGAAATTCATAAATACTAATTCATTATCTATTTTTGAAATTTATCCAACACTTGCCCCAAAAGAATATGCCGTTATTCATAATATTTCTGCTTACGAGGCAAAGATTATTCTGGAAGAATTATTCAGCAAAGGAAAACTGGATAAGAAGACAATTAAAAATGGTTCGCTTTATATTAAAAAATAAGTGAAGAAGAAGAAATATCCCATTGAAACATCTGATTGCTAAAACATATCATCTTAAGATATGTAGAATTATAAAAGAGGTTCTTTAAAAATATACTCTTTATCATATTCTATTTCAAAAGCCTTCAGCTGTTTCTGGTATTCTTCTAAAAATGTTTCTTTTGCATGATGCTGTTCTTGATTTTGAATATATCGAATTACACGTTGCACATGACTTCTTGAATAAGAAAAAGCACCATATCCTTCTTGCCATGAGAAATCAGAGGACAATTTTTGTTCCTTAATCCATTTGCTTGTTTCTGTTTTTACATTTTGCACTATTGCAGAAATGGATTGTGTCGGTCGCATTCCTATAAAATATGGATATGATCCGGCATACTATTAATACATAACATTTTATGGTTATTGGATTGAATTATACCTGTAATATATTGATGCAACTTGTCTTTCCACTCTTTTGCAATTAAAGCTTTTCTGTATTTCACTGCAAAAACAAATTGTATATGCAATTGTGTGTATGTATTTGCCATTACCGATCAAACGTCCCTACGGAACGAAAAAAAAATATTATATTTAAAGTTCTACCGATGAGATGTTCCTAACGGAACATATTTTGTATGTATCGCAAATTTTAAAAATGCTTCTATCTTATGTGTCTGTTTAAAGCCTAAAGAATAATAGTTTAAGACAAAAAAAATGTTCCGTTAGGAACATCTCATCGGTAGACAAAAAAAATGTTATGAGGATTTTCGTCCCGTAGGGACGTTTGATTGGTTTATTACGCAAGTATTTCAAATTCAAGAACACAAGCATTTAATAACCCTTCTAAAAATCTTAAGAATATTAGTTCACGACAAAAAAGATGTTCCGTTAGGAACATATCATCGGTAGACAAAAAATAAATGTTATGAGAATTTTCGTCCCGTAGGGACGTTTGATTGGTTTATCCAATTTCTTTTAGAATCAAATCGGCTACAACATCTATCGCCTGATTGATAATACTTTCTGGCATTCCTTTAAATTCGAAACGTTTGGCAATTTGTTTTTCACCAAAAATGATATGGATAAAAATAGTTCCAACAGGTTTAGACTCACTTTCGCTTCCGCCAGGTGTAGTTAATCCAGTTAATCCAACGCAGATATCCGAATTAATGTAACGGTAAAAGTTCTGTGCCATTAACTTTGTAACTTCTGCAGATTCGGCACTATATTGCTCAATTGTTCCCCACGGAATATGAAGCAAATCTTCTTTCATAGACGAATGATAACAAACCATTCCTCCTATAAGGACTCTTCCAGAATTAAAAACTGTTGAAAATTCATAACACATTTTTCCTGCCGAAGCACTTTCTGCAAATGCTATAGTTAAATTTTTTTCTATTAAAGCCTTACAACATGCCGTTACCTTATCTGATGCCATATTGAATAAATTTAATTGCACATTAATTTCATTTCAAATGTAGATTGTTTAAATACAATTACCTTACATAATTTCTTACAACATTTATAATATAAATAACTGTTAATTATGCAACTATCATGTTTTTTTCTATAAGGCTTCTGATCTATTTAGAGGCTAATTTTGTAAATACAGCTTTTCTTAGATGACTTTATAAAAGTACAACTCAGAAAAAAATAAAAGCCGATATTTCATTTAAAGAAAAGCTGAAGGGACACGGATTACAGTAAAAACTGTAAAGATTAGCGGGGTCTTCTTCGTGAAGATTCAATATTGGAAAAAAAATAACAAATCAAAAAAAACACTATTATGGAAAAGCAACATAACCATGATTATGGTCAATTTGATCCTGATTATATCGAACAAAACACACTTGTAGATGGTTCTTATTCTAATGAAGACGAGTTTAGGCAAGTTCTGAAAAAACATGACAATCGAGAATTTGGCGAAAGCGATCCAGATTATCACGAACAAAATACGCTAATTGATCATGACAATTATGCGCGTGAGGAAGATCCGTATCAATATCAAGAGGAATTTATTGAAGATCCTTTGCATCTAAAAGGTGATTTTGAACCAAATACCACTATTCGTTCAGAAAATATTCCGAATCAGGAAAGAATTATCAACGAAGATGATGCCATTACAAACGACGGAACCGAAGACGACTTAAATGATGAGTACGATCCTGAGTTAGATTATGAAAATGATATTGAAAAAGAGGAAGATTTGGATAAAGACGAAGAATTGGATGATTTTGACGCAGAACATTATCCAGAAAATCATCCTCGAGAATAACAAAATTTATCGTAAATTGTAAAGC
The Flavobacterium humidisoli DNA segment above includes these coding regions:
- a CDS encoding DsbA family protein, which encodes MSEAKTNPLMCDPVSGMCEMPVGEKLNEKTNIPTENKPIKIIYYTDPICSSCWGIEPQLRKLKLEYGDCFEIDYRMGGLLPDWSYNSGGISKPSDVAHHWDEASLHYEMPIDGDVWVEDPLDSSYPSCIAMKAAQMQSKEKAISFMRILREKLYLDKKNIAKWENIAEAAKIAGFDVQKLKADYDDAEELFQEDLNLGKALGVRGFPTLFFADTDNNQLIVYGSKPYASYENALLALFPEAKKKKFINTNSLSIFEIYPTLAPKEYAVIHNISAYEAKIILEELFSKGKLDKKTIKNGSLYIKK
- a CDS encoding CinA family protein → MASDKVTACCKALIEKNLTIAFAESASAGKMCYEFSTVFNSGRVLIGGMVCYHSSMKEDLLHIPWGTIEQYSAESAEVTKLMAQNFYRYINSDICVGLTGLTTPGGSESESKPVGTIFIHIIFGEKQIAKRFEFKGMPESIINQAIDVVADLILKEIG